One part of the Aestuariirhabdus litorea genome encodes these proteins:
- a CDS encoding phospholipase effector Tle1 domain-containing protein, whose protein sequence is MAKRILLFLDGSWVNTAGPSPRGNLQRLMEMVTSPDEGEPTQLVYYDSDHHSALHWRTLLGVGVRSQVLRAYDYLITHYQRGDHIYCFGASRGAWVARHLCGFLDRVGLLPMQRRDQAYPAYRLYRIEQQRGLRDSERSAYESCYRHNALPEVRMLGVWDTLGAEGVPVPGFMSLSARIGLRLGRQTMVPTVHVARQAMALDELRAPFKVAPWLSLGSEPGQHPEVEQLWFAGSHADVCGYGDPYLGDRSLLWMAEEAQEAGLALRPEALQGLRYRITRQEQQSESQTVKNGHSPQVTRAYSQYYRYLERIGWHAESRAVGSRQRAERGKEPILGEAVHPSVDTVIGVKAGFYRPANLLEALASGQVRYAYGYQPQYSPRYYPDSERRRGERESCLDVAELNLEGGNYECLVLDRSESGLGIRCKGPLREGSVISLKAHAERRRARVMWVHEERAGIAFAA, encoded by the coding sequence ATGGCAAAGCGAATTTTACTCTTTCTGGATGGCAGCTGGGTGAATACTGCGGGGCCGTCCCCCAGGGGGAACCTGCAGCGCCTGATGGAGATGGTGACCTCTCCCGATGAAGGTGAGCCGACCCAGTTGGTCTACTACGACAGTGACCACCACTCGGCGTTGCACTGGCGCACGCTGCTGGGGGTGGGGGTGAGGAGCCAGGTGCTGCGCGCCTATGATTACCTGATCACCCACTACCAGAGAGGCGATCATATCTACTGCTTTGGAGCCAGCCGGGGAGCCTGGGTGGCCCGTCACCTTTGTGGATTCCTTGACCGGGTCGGCTTGCTGCCGATGCAACGACGGGATCAGGCCTACCCTGCGTACCGGCTCTACCGGATCGAACAGCAACGTGGCCTGCGCGATTCTGAGCGCAGCGCCTACGAGAGCTGTTACCGCCACAATGCGCTGCCCGAGGTGCGCATGCTCGGGGTGTGGGACACCCTGGGAGCGGAGGGGGTGCCGGTGCCGGGGTTCATGAGTCTTTCGGCTCGCATTGGCCTGCGGTTGGGGCGCCAGACCATGGTGCCGACGGTCCACGTAGCCCGCCAGGCGATGGCGCTGGATGAACTGCGAGCCCCCTTCAAGGTGGCGCCCTGGCTAAGCCTGGGCAGCGAACCTGGCCAGCACCCCGAGGTAGAGCAACTTTGGTTTGCCGGCAGTCATGCCGATGTGTGCGGCTACGGTGATCCCTATTTGGGGGACCGATCCCTGTTGTGGATGGCGGAGGAGGCGCAAGAGGCCGGTTTGGCCCTGCGACCGGAGGCGTTGCAAGGGTTGCGGTACCGGATCACCCGCCAGGAGCAGCAAAGTGAATCCCAGACCGTAAAAAATGGACACTCGCCCCAGGTGACCCGGGCCTACAGCCAATACTACCGTTATCTGGAGCGTATCGGTTGGCATGCGGAGTCCCGCGCGGTAGGCAGCCGCCAGCGCGCTGAACGGGGCAAGGAGCCGATTCTGGGGGAAGCGGTACACCCCAGTGTGGATACCGTTATTGGTGTCAAAGCGGGCTTTTACCGCCCCGCCAACCTGCTGGAGGCGCTGGCCAGTGGCCAGGTGCGCTACGCCTATGGCTATCAACCCCAGTACAGCCCCCGTTACTACCCCGACAGCGAGCGAAGGCGAGGCGAGCGCGAGTCCTGCCTGGATGTGGCAGAGCTCAACCTGGAGGGGGGGAATTACGAGTGCCTGGTGCTTGACCGGTCCGAGTCGGGGCTCGGTATTCGCTGTAAGGGTCCGTTGCGGGAAGGCTCGGTGATCAGCCTAAAGGCCCATGCCGAACGGCGCAGGGCCCGGGTGATGTGGGTTCACGAGGAACGTGCAGGGATCGCCTTTGCGGCTTGA
- a CDS encoding fructosamine kinase family protein, translated as MLTTAQLRTLEEWLSQSWGERAHIRSVVSVNGGDINQAWRLEGTPGTAFLKTNRDRDNRNFDTEAGSLEALGACGAVRVPSVLHCQRWQGENYLLLEYLALRPGNGEVLGRALARLHRQAIHEHYGWPEDNFIGLTPQLNRWSQNWAEFYARCRIGPQLVLANQRGAGLGDPEGWIKRVENRLAGHQPEASLLHGDLWSGNASLTREGHPVLFDPASYYGDRETDLAMSRLFGGFSESFYRAYQEQWPLAPDYTEREPLYQLYHVLNHFNLFGGHYRAQAQRILQRLA; from the coding sequence ATGCTGACGACAGCGCAGCTTCGAACCCTTGAAGAGTGGCTGTCGCAGTCCTGGGGGGAGCGGGCTCACATCCGCTCGGTGGTGTCAGTGAACGGTGGCGACATCAACCAGGCCTGGCGCCTGGAGGGCACCCCCGGAACGGCGTTCCTGAAAACCAACCGGGATCGGGACAACCGCAACTTTGACACCGAAGCAGGGAGCCTTGAAGCCCTGGGCGCCTGTGGGGCGGTCCGTGTCCCGAGCGTACTCCATTGCCAGCGCTGGCAGGGTGAAAACTACTTGCTCCTGGAGTACCTGGCGCTGCGCCCGGGCAACGGTGAGGTCCTGGGGCGAGCGCTCGCTCGGCTGCATCGGCAGGCCATCCACGAGCACTATGGGTGGCCCGAGGATAATTTTATCGGCCTGACACCGCAGCTGAACCGGTGGAGCCAGAACTGGGCCGAGTTTTATGCCCGTTGCCGTATTGGCCCGCAACTGGTGCTCGCCAACCAGCGAGGGGCCGGCCTGGGCGACCCGGAGGGGTGGATAAAGCGGGTTGAGAACCGGCTCGCCGGCCATCAACCCGAAGCGTCCCTGCTCCATGGGGACCTCTGGTCAGGCAATGCGTCCCTGACCCGCGAGGGGCACCCGGTCCTGTTCGATCCCGCCAGTTATTACGGCGACCGCGAGACCGACCTGGCCATGAGCCGGCTATTTGGCGGCTTTTCTGAGTCCTTCTACCGCGCCTATCAGGAGCAGTGGCCGCTGGCGCCCGATTACACCGAGCGCGAACCTCTCTACCAGCTCTATCATGTCCTCAACCACTTCAACCTGTTTGGCGGTCATTACCGGGCCCAGGCCCAGCGCATACTCCAGCGGTTGGCATAG
- a CDS encoding radical SAM protein encodes MQMINVVNSDDLDSWNYTANGDRRGYIEPHRLKELWFHTGTACNLSCNFCLEGSGPADTRIELIKLEEVRPYIDEAVELGVEQFSFTGGEPFVAREIIKVLQYAANHRPCLVLTNATDPLHQRREQLKQLLACNHPVSFRVSLDYPEPAAHDAGRGEGSFQQALQGMKLLQELGFHLSVARQMRAGEESGAVEKQYRQLFIEQGLDPDLRLVAFPDFLPPGSHADVPDITEHCMTHYQNEESRRQFMCAFSKMIVKKRGQLGVYACTLVDDDDDYNQGRSLREALSQRVSMKHHRCFSCFSLGSSCSEI; translated from the coding sequence ATGCAGATGATCAACGTCGTCAACTCCGATGATCTGGATAGTTGGAACTATACCGCAAACGGCGACCGCCGAGGCTACATTGAGCCCCATCGCCTCAAGGAGCTCTGGTTTCATACCGGCACCGCGTGCAACCTGTCCTGCAATTTTTGCCTGGAAGGGTCGGGGCCAGCTGACACACGCATCGAGCTGATCAAGCTGGAGGAGGTACGCCCTTATATTGACGAAGCGGTGGAGCTGGGGGTCGAGCAGTTCTCCTTTACCGGTGGCGAGCCCTTTGTCGCCCGTGAGATCATCAAGGTGCTGCAATACGCGGCGAACCATCGCCCCTGCCTGGTACTGACCAACGCCACGGACCCCCTGCACCAGCGCCGGGAACAGCTGAAACAACTGCTCGCCTGCAACCACCCGGTCTCCTTTCGTGTCAGCCTCGATTACCCGGAACCGGCCGCCCACGACGCCGGCCGGGGAGAGGGTAGCTTCCAGCAAGCTCTGCAGGGGATGAAATTGCTACAGGAGCTGGGTTTTCACCTCTCAGTCGCTCGCCAGATGAGGGCCGGTGAAGAGAGTGGCGCCGTGGAAAAGCAGTATCGACAGCTGTTTATCGAGCAGGGGCTGGATCCGGACCTGCGCCTGGTCGCCTTTCCCGACTTCCTGCCACCGGGGTCCCACGCCGATGTGCCCGACATCACCGAGCACTGTATGACCCACTACCAGAACGAAGAGAGTCGACGCCAGTTTATGTGTGCGTTCAGCAAGATGATCGTCAAGAAGCGCGGCCAGCTGGGGGTCTACGCCTGCACCCTGGTGGACGATGACGACGACTACAACCAGGGCAGAAGCCTGCGGGAGGCGTTGAGTCAGCGGGTCAGCATGAAACATCACCGCTGTTTCAGCTGCTTCTCCCTGGGATCCTCCTGCAGCGAGATCTGA
- a CDS encoding SLC13 family permease translates to MNAEIGFVFGVLAITVALFIWDRIRMDLVALGVVLVLALSGIITPAQAVSGFGNSIVVMIAALFVVGEALFRTGVAAATGQWILRVGGRNEQRLLLLLIPVVALLSAFMSSTGAVALFIPVVMSIARSTGMSPSRLLMPLAFASLIGGMLTLIGTPPNIVVSGLMTEAGLEGFGFFDFTPIGLLILLVGLAYLVLVGRRLLPAGATEADGPHTPLRRLSDFAERYGIENHLYRLQVLSGSPLIGKTVVEAGVRTQYEITLYGIRRRGKLLSSMLPVLAETRIENGDYLMVYGELADILRFCDQQRCAEMGFPEVERERARKEFGVAEVLVYPQSRLLGKTIKSGRFREQYHLSVIGMKRNNEPVTAQFNGETLQAGDTLLLLGGWSFIEALRSNSDFVVIDTPAEVNEVPTRAAKAPLALAIMVGMLVAMVAGWLPSLSAILLAAVAMVASGCVTLPEAYRSFNAMSLVLIAGMLPLALAMDKTGALGLLADQLINHLGESSPLLVCLVLFLLTSLFSQFISNTATTVLVGPIALATAQGLGLSPAPFMMMVAIAASTAFCTPIASPVNTLVLAPGNYRFIDFVKVGVPLQLLALGVAMVAVPWVFPFAAV, encoded by the coding sequence GTGAACGCAGAGATAGGGTTTGTTTTTGGGGTGCTGGCGATTACCGTAGCACTCTTTATCTGGGACCGCATACGGATGGACCTGGTGGCACTGGGCGTGGTGCTGGTGTTGGCGCTGTCGGGCATCATCACCCCTGCCCAGGCGGTATCCGGATTTGGTAACAGCATTGTGGTGATGATCGCGGCCCTGTTCGTGGTGGGTGAAGCCCTGTTCCGAACCGGCGTGGCCGCCGCCACCGGGCAATGGATCCTGCGAGTGGGTGGCCGCAACGAGCAACGACTCCTGCTCCTGTTGATCCCTGTGGTGGCGCTGCTTTCCGCTTTTATGAGTTCCACCGGTGCGGTCGCCCTCTTTATCCCGGTGGTGATGAGCATTGCCCGCAGCACCGGTATGAGCCCTTCCCGTCTGTTGATGCCGCTGGCGTTCGCCTCCCTGATTGGGGGGATGCTCACCCTGATCGGGACCCCGCCCAATATAGTGGTCAGTGGCTTGATGACGGAGGCGGGTCTGGAGGGGTTCGGGTTCTTCGATTTCACTCCCATTGGTCTGTTGATTCTGCTGGTGGGATTAGCCTATCTGGTGTTGGTGGGGCGCCGCTTGCTGCCCGCCGGTGCTACTGAGGCGGATGGCCCCCACACCCCCCTGCGGCGCCTGAGCGACTTTGCCGAGCGCTACGGTATTGAGAACCACCTCTATCGCCTGCAGGTACTGTCGGGCTCACCGCTGATCGGCAAGACCGTGGTCGAAGCGGGCGTGCGCACCCAGTATGAGATCACCCTCTACGGTATCCGTCGGCGGGGGAAGCTGCTGTCGAGCATGTTGCCGGTATTGGCGGAAACCCGCATAGAAAACGGTGACTACCTGATGGTCTACGGTGAACTGGCGGATATTCTGCGCTTTTGCGACCAGCAACGCTGCGCCGAAATGGGGTTCCCCGAAGTGGAGCGCGAGCGCGCCCGCAAGGAGTTTGGGGTGGCTGAGGTGTTGGTCTATCCACAGTCACGGCTGCTGGGAAAAACCATCAAGTCGGGCCGCTTCCGCGAGCAATACCACCTCAGTGTGATCGGCATGAAGCGCAATAATGAACCGGTGACGGCGCAGTTCAACGGCGAAACCCTGCAGGCCGGAGACACCCTGCTGTTGCTGGGCGGCTGGAGTTTTATTGAAGCCCTGAGGAGCAATAGCGACTTTGTGGTGATCGACACCCCCGCCGAGGTGAATGAGGTGCCCACCCGCGCCGCCAAGGCCCCCCTGGCGCTGGCCATCATGGTCGGAATGTTGGTGGCCATGGTGGCTGGCTGGCTGCCCAGCCTCAGCGCTATTCTGCTGGCGGCCGTAGCGATGGTGGCCAGCGGCTGTGTCACTTTGCCGGAAGCCTACCGCTCCTTCAATGCCATGAGCCTGGTGCTGATCGCAGGCATGCTGCCGCTGGCCCTGGCGATGGATAAAACCGGGGCGCTGGGGCTACTGGCCGACCAGCTGATCAACCACTTGGGGGAGAGTTCGCCGCTGCTGGTCTGTCTGGTGCTGTTTTTGCTGACCTCCCTGTTCAGCCAGTTTATCTCCAATACCGCTACTACCGTACTGGTGGGCCCTATTGCATTGGCCACGGCCCAGGGGCTGGGGCTGAGCCCGGCACCCTTTATGATGATGGTGGCGATCGCCGCCTCCACCGCCTTTTGTACCCCTATCGCCTCGCCGGTCAACACCCTGGTGCTGGCGCCTGGGAACTACCGCTTTATCGATTTCGTGAAGGTGGGCGTACCGCTGCAGTTGCTGGCACTGGGGGTGGCTATGGTGGCGGTGCCCTGGGTGTTTCCCTTTGCGGCGGTTTAG
- a CDS encoding thioesterase family protein yields the protein MSEVDEFLPEIRQAVIDFMNRVPFNKLVGFTLTEITPDKVCLTLPMRPDLVGNFITGILHGGVISSMIDVAGGAMSLVGAFRNLEHLPLEERVLRLSKIGTIDLRIDYLRPGRGERFDVTATLLRAGNKVAVTRAEFFNDQGELCAVGTGTYLCG from the coding sequence ATGAGCGAAGTAGATGAGTTCCTGCCGGAGATCCGGCAGGCCGTAATCGATTTTATGAACCGGGTACCTTTCAATAAGCTGGTGGGTTTTACCCTGACCGAGATCACGCCGGATAAGGTCTGCCTGACGCTGCCGATGCGGCCCGATCTGGTGGGGAACTTTATTACCGGTATCCTGCACGGGGGGGTAATCTCCTCCATGATCGATGTGGCCGGTGGCGCCATGTCCCTGGTGGGAGCCTTCCGTAACCTGGAACACCTGCCGTTGGAAGAGCGGGTATTGCGACTCTCCAAGATCGGTACCATTGACCTCAGGATCGATTATCTCCGCCCGGGCCGGGGGGAGCGCTTCGATGTGACTGCCACCCTCTTGCGGGCAGGTAATAAGGTTGCTGTGACCCGGGCCGAGTTTTTTAACGACCAGGGCGAGCTCTGTGCGGTGGGCACCGGCACCTACCTCTGCGGCTAG
- the elbB gene encoding isoprenoid biosynthesis glyoxalase ElbB: MSKRVAVVLSGCGVFDGSEIYETVITLLRLDSSGSSYQCFAPDIPQHHVINHLTGEPMSEERNVLVEAARLARGKIKPLDQLDVELFEALIIPGGFGAAKNLSDFAFKGQQLSVLPVLQRVVKAFCDGGKPIGLICIAPAMAGKLFGQGVTCTIGNDADTASTVEATGAVHRECGVDGIVVDQQFKLVSTPAYMLAGRITEAASGINKLVDKVLELA; the protein is encoded by the coding sequence ATGAGCAAAAGAGTGGCGGTGGTGTTGTCGGGGTGCGGGGTGTTTGACGGCTCCGAGATTTACGAGACCGTGATCACCCTGTTGCGGCTGGACAGCAGCGGCAGCAGCTACCAGTGTTTTGCACCGGATATACCCCAGCACCATGTGATCAACCACCTGACCGGTGAGCCGATGAGTGAGGAGCGCAACGTCTTGGTTGAAGCCGCCCGCCTGGCGCGTGGAAAGATCAAGCCCCTCGACCAGCTGGATGTCGAGCTGTTTGAGGCATTGATTATTCCGGGAGGCTTCGGAGCAGCGAAAAATCTCTCCGATTTTGCCTTCAAGGGGCAGCAGTTAAGCGTATTGCCGGTGTTGCAACGCGTGGTGAAGGCGTTTTGCGATGGCGGCAAACCGATAGGCCTGATCTGTATCGCCCCGGCGATGGCGGGCAAATTGTTTGGCCAGGGAGTGACTTGCACCATCGGCAACGATGCCGATACCGCCAGTACGGTCGAGGCTACGGGAGCAGTCCATCGGGAGTGCGGTGTCGATGGCATTGTGGTCGACCAACAGTTCAAGCTGGTCAGCACGCCGGCGTATATGTTGGCTGGCAGGATCACCGAAGCGGCCAGCGGGATCAATAAACTGGTCGACAAGGTTCTGGAGCTGGCGTAG
- a CDS encoding dienelactone hydrolase family protein — protein MKRRLGFWKGTLLLVAMLLVAAVVGLWPYRHALFVAPQSLAQVAEQLEPYYQLFTPSGEGPFPAVAVFHGCAGPEPGLSLSRATWLNQQGYVALLVDSYSGRGLRADEVCSGHRLWGNQRVNDVHAALAYLRTRPQVDPQRMALMGYSHGGWTVLDALAYGDKRPMGALEPQPDGLLGVKAVVAYYPYCEFPAHFATGWQVSVPVLGLLAGQDSVVDVQACLSLFDRQQVGGAALEYELYPAADHVFDGEGSQSRYDPLVAEQALARVAQFLARHFQQ, from the coding sequence ATGAAGAGAAGGCTTGGGTTCTGGAAGGGAACACTGTTGCTGGTGGCGATGCTGCTGGTGGCGGCGGTGGTCGGCCTCTGGCCTTACCGCCACGCGCTGTTTGTGGCGCCGCAAAGCCTGGCTCAGGTCGCGGAGCAGCTGGAGCCCTATTACCAGCTGTTTACACCCAGTGGGGAGGGCCCCTTTCCAGCGGTCGCGGTGTTTCACGGCTGTGCAGGGCCCGAGCCCGGGCTGTCGCTGTCGCGGGCGACATGGCTTAATCAGCAGGGTTACGTCGCTCTGTTGGTCGACAGTTACTCCGGGCGAGGTTTAAGGGCAGATGAGGTGTGCTCGGGCCATCGCCTCTGGGGTAACCAGCGGGTCAATGATGTGCATGCTGCGCTGGCCTACCTGCGAACCCGGCCCCAGGTAGACCCGCAGCGGATGGCTCTGATGGGCTATTCCCATGGTGGCTGGACGGTGCTCGATGCGCTGGCCTATGGGGACAAGCGGCCGATGGGGGCCCTTGAGCCACAGCCGGATGGGTTGCTTGGTGTGAAGGCGGTGGTTGCCTACTACCCTTACTGTGAGTTTCCGGCGCACTTCGCTACCGGCTGGCAGGTATCGGTACCGGTGCTGGGCTTGCTGGCCGGCCAGGATTCGGTGGTGGATGTGCAGGCTTGCCTGAGCCTGTTTGATCGCCAGCAGGTCGGCGGTGCGGCACTGGAGTATGAGCTCTACCCGGCGGCTGATCATGTTTTTGACGGTGAGGGCAGCCAGAGCCGCTATGACCCCCTGGTGGCGGAGCAGGCCCTGGCTCGGGTGGCGCAGTTTCTGGCGCGCCATTTTCAACAGTAA
- a CDS encoding sterol desaturase family protein — MNSDAQMNYIVYAIPVFFGLIFIELLAGWWRGRDYYRVNDGINSLSAGMLSITTGVLSKAATLGIYVFAYEQWRLSSLGSDQLWVWALAFILYDLCYYWAHRLGHEINILWAAHLVHHQSEEYNLTTALRQTSTGFIFGWIFYLPLALAGFPPLVFATVAAINLLYQFWVHTRHIPKLGPLEWIFVTPSNHRVHHAQNPRYLDHNYGGVFILWDRLLGTFAEEREEETIIYGVRKPLASWNPLWANLQHYAQMLEDARHASRWQDRMGIWFRRTGWRPADVAERYPLTRTDLDHFTPFDIKIPAALKAYVLFQFALMIGFTTWIMAISHLHPLWFTALLTLLQGYSLFSIGYMLEGKTGFVPHEKWRMALSAATALLLVALEQIQLTTSGWMGLLGYFVFSSFWLTRLEQGLAIRSTPPPQALDSVSTK, encoded by the coding sequence ATGAACAGCGACGCGCAGATGAACTACATCGTCTATGCCATCCCGGTTTTCTTCGGGCTGATTTTTATCGAGCTACTGGCGGGCTGGTGGCGCGGACGCGACTACTACCGCGTCAACGATGGCATTAACAGCCTCAGTGCCGGGATGCTCAGCATCACCACCGGGGTGCTCAGTAAAGCCGCCACTCTGGGGATCTATGTGTTTGCCTACGAGCAGTGGCGGCTTTCGAGCCTCGGCAGCGACCAACTCTGGGTATGGGCACTGGCCTTTATCCTCTACGACCTCTGCTACTACTGGGCTCACCGCCTCGGCCACGAGATAAACATCCTCTGGGCCGCGCACCTGGTGCACCACCAGAGCGAAGAGTACAACCTGACCACTGCGCTGCGACAAACCAGCACCGGGTTTATCTTTGGCTGGATCTTCTACCTGCCCCTGGCGCTGGCGGGATTTCCGCCCCTGGTTTTTGCCACCGTGGCAGCCATCAACCTGCTCTACCAGTTTTGGGTCCACACCCGCCACATTCCCAAACTTGGTCCGCTGGAGTGGATCTTCGTGACCCCCTCCAACCACCGGGTACACCACGCTCAAAATCCGCGCTATCTGGACCATAACTACGGCGGGGTCTTTATCCTGTGGGACCGCCTGCTCGGCACTTTTGCCGAAGAGCGTGAAGAGGAAACCATCATCTATGGGGTGCGCAAACCCCTGGCCAGCTGGAACCCCCTTTGGGCCAACTTACAGCACTACGCCCAGATGCTCGAGGATGCTCGCCACGCCAGCCGCTGGCAGGATCGGATGGGTATCTGGTTCCGCCGAACCGGGTGGCGCCCCGCCGATGTGGCCGAACGCTACCCGCTCACCCGGACCGACCTCGACCACTTCACCCCCTTTGATATCAAAATCCCCGCTGCCCTCAAGGCCTATGTGCTGTTCCAGTTTGCACTGATGATCGGCTTCACTACCTGGATCATGGCGATCAGCCACCTGCACCCGCTGTGGTTTACGGCACTACTGACCCTGCTACAGGGCTATAGCCTGTTCTCTATCGGTTACATGCTCGAGGGTAAGACGGGCTTTGTTCCGCACGAGAAGTGGCGCATGGCGCTGAGTGCCGCTACAGCCCTGCTGCTGGTAGCGCTGGAACAGATCCAGCTGACCACCAGCGGGTGGATGGGGCTGCTCGGCTATTTTGTCTTTTCAAGCTTCTGGCTGACCCGCCTCGAACAGGGGCTCGCTATTCGCTCAACTCCCCCCCCTCAGGCACTGGACTCGGTATCCACCAAGTAG
- a CDS encoding hemerythrin domain-containing protein: protein MQQLIARLITDHKHLERVLGYLRREMYSFSGGDDPPNMGLILDAMEYIQNYPEAFHHPLEERIYEQMVPHIEDAELKTMLQRIGVQHQQLQQASSRLQADFHAVANDQAVPVERLLADFKAYDELIAEHMACENRYLIPAIERYLSPQALEQIRIELDARPDPLFGGQLMAQYEELYRYLVDTESSA, encoded by the coding sequence ATGCAGCAACTGATTGCACGGTTGATTACAGACCACAAGCATCTTGAGCGGGTACTGGGTTACCTGCGCCGTGAGATGTATAGCTTTTCGGGGGGCGATGACCCACCCAACATGGGGCTGATTTTGGATGCGATGGAGTATATCCAGAACTATCCAGAGGCCTTTCACCATCCGCTCGAAGAGCGGATCTATGAGCAGATGGTCCCCCATATAGAGGACGCCGAGCTTAAAACGATGTTGCAGCGGATAGGCGTGCAGCACCAGCAGCTGCAGCAGGCGTCGAGTCGTTTGCAGGCGGACTTCCATGCAGTAGCGAATGACCAGGCGGTGCCCGTTGAGCGGCTGCTGGCCGACTTTAAGGCTTACGATGAGCTGATTGCGGAGCATATGGCCTGTGAAAATCGCTACCTGATTCCCGCCATTGAGCGCTACCTGAGCCCACAGGCGCTGGAACAGATCCGGATTGAACTGGATGCGCGCCCCGATCCCCTGTTTGGGGGCCAGTTAATGGCCCAGTATGAAGAGCTATATCGCTACTTGGTGGATACCGAGTCCAGTGCCTGA
- a CDS encoding SEL1-like repeat protein gives MEWLQANLRSVAALRAGYRALLLPLVLLIAGCAPVSQLVAPPPDAAKAEAAYQEGARYSVGAGVEQDYGLALKHYREAARYGSVPGSYMVGMSFYTGRGVQVDYAEARRWLLKAAEGGYARAQYQLGKLYLDGLGGAKDAAWGARWIGMAAYQGHARAQFAYGIAWSQGLGLPQDTVRGLSWLIRADNQKLAEAAEVRRSLAKGMNAAQRAQAQAEARKSLPYNEGLNNLPTRLFVQQRLTEKGYNPGAVDGLLGTKTGAALMQFQGDAGIAVSGEVDEATLNQLRDLYFWQPLLN, from the coding sequence ATGGAGTGGTTACAGGCGAACCTACGATCGGTGGCGGCGTTGAGAGCAGGCTATCGGGCGCTGCTGTTGCCTTTGGTGCTATTGATAGCCGGCTGTGCACCGGTCAGTCAGCTGGTCGCCCCTCCCCCCGATGCCGCCAAGGCAGAGGCAGCCTACCAAGAGGGGGCGCGCTACAGTGTGGGCGCGGGTGTGGAGCAGGATTACGGATTGGCGTTAAAGCACTATCGCGAGGCGGCTCGTTACGGATCCGTACCCGGGTCCTACATGGTGGGCATGAGTTTCTATACAGGCCGTGGTGTCCAGGTGGATTACGCCGAAGCGCGGCGCTGGCTGCTGAAGGCAGCAGAGGGCGGTTACGCTCGCGCACAATATCAACTGGGTAAGCTGTATCTGGATGGTCTGGGAGGCGCTAAGGATGCTGCCTGGGGAGCACGCTGGATCGGTATGGCTGCGTACCAGGGGCACGCTCGTGCGCAGTTTGCCTACGGCATCGCCTGGAGCCAGGGGCTCGGCCTGCCCCAGGACACGGTGCGGGGGTTGAGCTGGTTGATCCGGGCTGACAACCAGAAGCTGGCCGAAGCGGCGGAGGTGCGGCGGTCACTGGCCAAAGGGATGAATGCAGCCCAGCGTGCCCAGGCCCAGGCTGAAGCACGCAAGTCGCTGCCCTACAATGAGGGGCTCAACAATCTTCCGACTCGACTCTTTGTTCAGCAGCGGTTAACGGAAAAGGGTTATAACCCTGGGGCGGTGGATGGGCTGTTGGGGACAAAAACAGGCGCCGCCCTGATGCAGTTTCAGGGCGACGCCGGGATAGCCGTAAGTGGGGAGGTGGATGAGGCCACGCTGAACCAACTGCGAGACCTCTATTTTTGGCAGCCGCTGCTTAATTGA